A window from Gossypium raimondii isolate GPD5lz chromosome 7, ASM2569854v1, whole genome shotgun sequence encodes these proteins:
- the LOC105776762 gene encoding glutamate receptor 2.8: MKGSPTSRINFNSFITICLFLNVCLSEGVVAQSQNTTGDATIPVKVGVVLDMDSLVGKIGMSCMNMALSDFYATHPHYKTRLVFNTKDSMGDVVAAASAAVELIRNVEVQAIIGPRSSMQANFVISLGNKSQVPIISFSAASPSLTSLKSPYFFRAAQSGSFQVNAIRDIVEEFGWREVVPIYIDNLFGETLIPYLTAALQEINIRVPYLSVIPESADDDLITKELYKLMNNQTRVFIVHATIPLGSRILVKAEEIGMMSEGYVWIMTDSMTTLWRSINSSAINALQGILGVKSYVPKSKELENFTVRWKRKFQSDNPNVNAEMNIIGLWAYDATFAVARAVENAGTANLRFNRTNISGSGATDLETLGVSQNGPRLIKELSKINFTGLSGDFHFVNGQLESSVFQIVNVNGNGERRVGFWTPQSGLVKDWKSTNTSAKSSSKPKLGPIIWPGDTNSVPKGWKIPVEGKKLKIGVPVKDGFTEFVKVTWDSNSKKAKSIGGYCIDVFDAVMLKMPYPVPYEYVPFATPEGNAAGSYNDLVDQVFYGIYDGVVGDITIVANRSLYVDYTLPYTESGVSMLVPVRDNNKKNAWVFLQPLTSDLWVTSGCFFVFIGFVVWVLEHRINEDFRGPPAHQVGTSFWFSFSTMVFAHREKVVSNLSRFVVIIWCFVVLVLTQSYTASLTSLLTVEQLQPTVTDINQLLKRRESVGFLSASFVKDMLLEMKFDESHIKKYGTLEELHDLFTEGSAKGGISAALDEIPYIKLFLSKYCGKYTTVKPTFKADGFGFVFPKGSPLAADVSRAILNVTQGDEMQKIHNKWFNNATCPDFDPTVSSNSLGLESFWGLFLIAGVASISALIIFAAMFLYEQKHVLFQFYPENSVWRKVRTMFRIFDQKDLSSHTFKKTEPRDASCNCSVHSIGAYGSSTNTNCPPSPSVGSNQIDPSDLVFLVEQGSVTDSPDIPPSPERSSIELADYSHGQ; the protein is encoded by the exons ATGAAGGGGAGCCCTACCAGTCGCATTAATTTCAATTCATTCATCACTATCTGTCTTTTCCTTAATGTTTGTTTGTCAGAAGGAGTGGTGGCTCAGTCTCAAAACACCACCGGCGACGCCACCATCCCTGTTAAAGTGGGTGTGGTTCTTGACATGGACTCATTGGTTGGGAAGATAGGGATGAGTTGTATGAACATGGCCCTTTCAGACTTTTACGCCACTCATCCTCACTACAAAACCAGGCTCGTCTTCAACACCAAGGACTCCATGGGTGACGTCGTTGCCGCCGCCTCTGCCG CTGTGGAGTTGATAAGGAATGTAGAAGTGCAAGCAATCATAGGGCCAAGAAGTTCAATGCAGGCCAACTTTGTTATCAGTCTGGGAAACAAATCTCAGGTTCCCATCATTTCCTTTTCAGCAGCTAGTCCTTCTCTTACTTCCCTTAAGAGTCCATACTTTTTCCGTGCTGCCCAAAGCGGGTCTTTCCAAGTGAATGCCATAAGGGACATTGTCGAGGAATTTGGGTGGCGAGAAGTAGTGCCCATCTACATAGACAACCTGTTTGGGGAGACCCTTATACCTTACTTAACGGCTGCCTTACAAGAGATTAACATTCGGGTCCCATATCTGAGTGTCATCCCAGAGTCAGCTGATGATGACCTAATTACTAAAGAACTTTACAAGCTAATGAACAATCAAACTAGAGTGTTCATTGTGCATGCGACTATCCCTCTTGGGTCTAGGATTTTGGTCAAAGCTGAAGAGATTGGAATGATGAGTGAAGGGTATGTTTGGATCATGACTGATTCCATGACTACTTTGTGGAGATCGATTAATTCCTCGGCTATTAATGCCTTGCAAGGGATTTTAGGGGTGAAGTCTTATGTTCCCAAATCGAAAGAGCTTGAAAACTTTACAGTTCGATGGAAAAGGAAATTCCAGAGTGACAATCCAAATGTTAATGCTGAAATGAACATTATTGGATTATGGGCTTATGATGCAACTTTTGCAGTGGCCAGGGCAGTCGAGAACGCTGGCACTGCAAACCTACGCTTCAACAGAACAAACATTTCCGGCAGCGGTGCCACAGACCTTGAGACATTGGGTGTCTCACAAAACGGTCCTCGGCTAATCAAAGAATTAtcgaaaattaatttcacaggGCTTTCAGgagattttcattttgttaatgGGCAGTTAGAGTCATCTGTGTTTCAAATAGTTAACGTAAATGGAAATGGGGAAAGAAGGGTGGGGTTTTGGACACCCCAAAGTGGACTTGTAAAAGACTGGAAGTCAACAAACACAAGCGCAAAGTCTAGTTCCAAGCCAAAGCTTGGCCCCATTATATGGCCGGGGGATACTAACTCGGTCCCCAAAGGTTGGAAGATTCCAGTAGAAgggaagaaattgaaaattgggGTTCCAGTGAAAGATGGCTTTACTGAATTTGTTAAGGTAACCTGGGATTCTAACTCTAAAAAAGCAAAATCAATTGGAGGGTACTGCATTGATGTTTTCGACGCTGTAATGCTTAAAATGCCTTATCCCGTTCCTTACGAGTATGTTCCATTTGCAACGCCTGAAGGAAATGCTGCTGGTTCATACAATGACTTAGTTGATCAAGTGTTCTATGGG ATTTATGACGGTGTGGTCGGAGATATAACTATTGTGGCCAACAGATCATTGTATGTGGACTACACATTGCCATACACAGAATCTGGAGTGTCAATGCTGGTGCCCGTCAGAGATAACAATAAGAAGAATGCATGGGTTTTCTTACAGCCCTTGACATCGGATCTCTGGGTAACCAGTGGGTGCTTCTTTGTCTTCATCGGGTTTGTCGTTTGGGTTCTGGAGCATAGAATCAACGAAGATTTCCGTGGACCACCTGCACATCAAGTCGGCACCAGCTTCTGGTTCTCCTTCTCAACCATGGTGTTTGCTCATC GGGAGAAAGTGGTGAGCAATTTGAGTAGATTTGTGGTAATCATATGGTGCTTCGTGGTTCTCGTTCTTACCCAAAGTTACACTGCTAGTTTAACGTCACTTTTAACAGTGGAGCAACTCCAGCCCACTGTAACTGATATAAATCAGCTCTTGAAGAGAAGGGAAAGTGTTGGTTTTCTAAGTGCCTCATTTGTTAAGGATATGTTATTGGAGATGAAATTCGATGAATCCCACATCAAGAAATATGGAACTCTTGAAGAACTCCATGATCTTTTCACCGAAGGCAGTGCCAAAGGTGGTATCTCTGCTGCTTTGGATGAAATCCCTTATATTAAGCTATTTCTTTCAAAGTACTGTGGCAAATATACTACCGTCAAACCAACATTTAAAGCCGATGGCTTTGGCTTC GTTTTCCCAAAAGGATCTCCTCTTGCAGCAGATGTTTCGAGGGCAATCTTGAATGTTACTCAAGGTGATGAAATGCAAAAAATTCACAACAAATGGTTCAACAACGCTACTTGTCCTGATTTCGACCCCACTGTTTCATCGAACAGTCTTGGCCTCGAGAGCTTTTGGGGCCTTTTCCTCATTGCTGGGGTTGCATCGATATCTGCGCTCATCATTTTTGCAGCAATGTTCTTGTATGAACAAAAGCATGTCTTGTTTCAGTTCTATCCCGAAAATTCAGTGTGGAGAAAAGTTCGAACCATGTTTAGAATCTTTGATCAGAAAGACCTGAGCTCCCATACTTTCAAAAAAACTGAACCCAGAGATGCAAGCTGCAATTGTAGTGTTCATAGTATAGGCGCTTATGGAAGCTCAACAAATACTAACTGCCCGCCAAGTCCATCAGTTGGGTCGAACCAGATAGATCCTTCAGACTTAGTTTTCTTGGTAGAACAAGGCTCAGTTACAGATTCTCCAGATATACCCCCATCTCCAGAAAGATCTTCTATTGAGCTTGCTGATTACAGTCATGGCCAATAA
- the LOC105770268 gene encoding tryptophan aminotransferase-related protein 4 — MSRNTILLTCSIVLNLLLFHSWYFHGQWEQSWTKSATAEAEFVASISCSGHGRAFLDGSILDGKPVCECNACYGGPHCSVFLPECIADADSGDPMFLEPFWLKHAASSTIVVPGWHRMSYEFNDDSLISKELDAQIRKLHAVIGNAVTDGRFIIFGVGATQLLHAAVHALSTTNHPSSPSRVVASTPYYPIYKEQTEFFNSEDYKFEGDTSLCNNNSGCKGNFIELVTSPNNPDGQLKKAVLQGPSAKTIHDFAYYWPHYTPIPALADENLMIFTLSKLTGHGGSRFGWAIIKDEAVHQRMLTYMNLSTYGVARETQLRVLKLLKVAVENEGKEMFNFGYQTMRNRWRKLSKTMSLSKRFSIQELETQFCSFSEKVRGATPAYAWLKCVREEDKDCNAVLHSVNITGRHGSLFGAESRFVRLSLVKSDDDFDLLLKRMGTLVSQENNNDGINKIMTHRDEFIGTK, encoded by the exons ATGTCTAGGAATACGATTCTTCTAACTTGTTCCATCGTTCTTAATCTGCTACTATTTCATAGCTGGTACTTCCATGGCCAATGGGAGCAAAGTTGGACCAAGAGTGCCACTGCAGAAGCTGAATTTGTGGCATCCATCTCATGTTCAGGACATGGAAGAGCTTTCTTGGATGGATCAATCCTTGATGGAAAACCTGTTTGTGAGTGCAACGCATGTTATGGAGGCCCTCACTGCTCTGTGTTTTTACCTGAATGTATCGCTGACGCCGATAG CGGAGATCCTATGTTCTTGGAGCCCTTTTGGTTGAAGCATGCAGCAAGTAGCACCATTGTAGTTCCAGGATGGCATCGGATGAGCTATGAATTCAATGATGATTCCCTCATCTCAAAGGAACTCGACGCTCAAATTCGGAAACTTCATGCAGTTATCGGAAATGCGGTGACTGATGGAAGATTCATCATATTTGGTGTTGGTGCTACCCAACTTCTTCATGCAGCAGTGCATGCCCTCTCCACTACTAATCATCCATCTTCCCCTTCAAGAGTCGTTGCCTCAACACCATACTATCCA ATTTACAAGGAACAAACTGAGTTTTTCAATTCTGAGGATTACAAGTTCGAAGGAGATACTTCATTGTGTAACAATAATAGTGGCTGTAAAGGGAATTTCATCGAACTTGTGACTTCACCGAACAATCCAGATGGCCAATTAAAGAAGGCAGTACTTCAAGGCCCATCGGCAAAGACAATCCATGATTTTGCTTACTATTGGCCACATTATACACCAATCCCAGCTCTAGCAGatgaaaatttaatgatattcACTCTCTCAAAGCTTACTGGACATGGCGGAAGCAGATTTGG aTGGGCGATAATAAAAGATGAGGCTGTACATCAAAGGATGCTAACATATATGAATCTAAGTACCTATGGGGTTGCTCGAGAGACTCAGCTACGAGTTCTGAAGCTGCTAAAAGTTGCCGTTGAAAATGAAGGAAAGGAAATGTTTAACTTCGGATACCAAACAATGAGGAACCGCTGGAGAAAGTTGAGCAAAACTATGTCATTGTCTAAGCGGTTTTCAATCCAGGAACTTGAGACTCAATTCTGCTCTTTCTCCGAAAAAGTCAGAGGAGCTACTCCAG CTTATGCATGGCTTAAGTGTGTAAGAGAAGAAGATAAAGATTGCAACGCGGTGCTCCACTCGGTCAATATAACTGGACGTCATGGTAGCTTGTTCGGTGCTGAAAGCAGATTTGTACGGCTTAGCTTGGTGAAAAGCGATGATGACTTTGATTTGCTGCTAAAAAGGATGGGAACATTGGTTtctcaagaaaataataatgatgGAATCAACAAAATTATGACACACAGAGATGAATTTATTGGAACCAAATAA
- the LOC105776694 gene encoding transcription initiation factor TFIID subunit 10 isoform X1, producing MNHNPQSSDGKHDDDSALSDFLASLMDYAPTIPDELVEHYLAKSGFQCPDVRLIRLVAVATQKFVAEVASDALQHCKARQAAVVKDKREKQQKVIYLCLLSFLISFGLSDPLLEQDKRLILTMDDLSKSLREYGVNVKHQEYFADSPSTGIDPASREE from the exons ATGAACCACAACCCGCAATCCAGCGATGGGAAGCACGATGATGACTCTGCTCTCTCCGATTTCCTTGCCTCTCTTATGGATTATGCTCCCACT ATACCTGACGAATTGGTGGAACATTACTTAGCCAAGAGCGGATTTCAATGTCCCGATGTTCGATT AATAAGGCTCGTCGCTGTTGCCACTCAGAAGTTCGTTGCGGAAGTTGCAAGTGATGCACTTCA GCATTGCAAGGCAAGGCAAGCTGCAGTCGTCAAAGACAAAAGGGAGAAGCAGCAAAAGGTGATCTATTTATGTTTGCTTAGTTTCCTGATCTCTTTTGGCTTGTCTGACCCTCTTTTGGAACAGGATAAGCGCCTAATCTTGACAATGGACGATCTTTCAAAGTCATTGCGCGAG TATGGGGTGAATGTGAAGCACCAGGAGTATTTTGCCGATAGCCCGTCAACCGGTATCGATCCCGCTTCTAGAGAGGAATAG
- the LOC105776694 gene encoding transcription initiation factor TFIID subunit 10 isoform X2: MNHNPQSSDGKHDDDSALSDFLASLMDYAPTIPDELVEHYLAKSGFQCPDVRLIRLVAVATQKFVAEVASDALQHCKARQAAVVKDKREKQQKDKRLILTMDDLSKSLREYGVNVKHQEYFADSPSTGIDPASREE, from the exons ATGAACCACAACCCGCAATCCAGCGATGGGAAGCACGATGATGACTCTGCTCTCTCCGATTTCCTTGCCTCTCTTATGGATTATGCTCCCACT ATACCTGACGAATTGGTGGAACATTACTTAGCCAAGAGCGGATTTCAATGTCCCGATGTTCGATT AATAAGGCTCGTCGCTGTTGCCACTCAGAAGTTCGTTGCGGAAGTTGCAAGTGATGCACTTCA GCATTGCAAGGCAAGGCAAGCTGCAGTCGTCAAAGACAAAAGGGAGAAGCAGCAAAAG GATAAGCGCCTAATCTTGACAATGGACGATCTTTCAAAGTCATTGCGCGAG TATGGGGTGAATGTGAAGCACCAGGAGTATTTTGCCGATAGCCCGTCAACCGGTATCGATCCCGCTTCTAGAGAGGAATAG